In Rhodococcus qingshengii JCM 15477, the sequence CAGGGCCTGCTCGACGAAGTGGACCGACTGAATGCGCTCGCGATCGTGGTGGGAGCTTCCGGCGACGGTTTGCTCGGCCGTCACGCGATAGGTTCGGTCTCGACCGAACTGCTTCACTCCGCCCATGTCCCGGTAGCACTGGCGCCTCGCGGAACGCGGAACTCGGCGGCCACTGCGATACGAGAGGTCACCTGTGCACTCGGCACCCGTGTCGGCGCCGACATCGTCTTGAACACCGCCGTGCGCGCCAGCGAACTGATGCAGGTTCCGTTGCGACTGGTCTCACTGGTAGCGCTCGACCCCCAGAACGATCTGCGCGATCATCGCGACACCGCCGAGTCGGCCAGGGAGCGTGCACGAAATCACGCTCAGGACACACTCGACGTCGCAAGAGCCGCGCTCCCCGCGGAGTTCCCCATCGAGGTCATCATTGCCGACGGATCTACCGTGGAATCGGCAGTGCGTCAACTGGACTGGCAGGACGGCGACCTCGTGATGGTCGGTTCCAGCCGTCTCGCGCAGCCCCGCAAACTGTTCCTGGGCTCGACCGCCGCCAAGATGCTGCGCGTACTGCCCGTACCCATGGTCGTAGTGCCAAAGCACGAATTCACCCAGCCGGAGGCACTGTCATGACCAGCACCGAACTGAGTTCCAAAGGCCTCGCCACCGGCAAGATCGGCATGATCTCCGGCGCGGTGCTCGGAATCTCCTCCGTGGCACCGGGTTACACCCTGACGGCCAGCATCGGATTGATCGTCGCTGCGGTCGGTCTCAAGATGCCCGCCATCTTCATCGCCGGCTTCATCCCGATGTTCCTCACCGCGTACGCGTACCGCGAACTGAACTCCGACACACCTGACTGCGGCGCGTCATTCACGTGGTCCACCAAGGCATTCGGACCGTACGTCGGCTGGATGTGCGGCTGGGGCATGGTGATCGCCACGATCATCGTGCTCTCGAACCTCGCTGCGATTGCCGTCGACTTCTTCTATCTGTTCATCGCGCGGGTGGTCGACAATCCGTCGATCGCCGATCTGCCGGGCAATAAATTCGTCAACGTCGGCACCACGCTGGTATTCATCGCGTTGGCCACCTGGATTGCCAGTCGGGGAATCACGACCAGCGAGCGCGTACAGTTCGCGCTCGTCGGCTTCCAGATGGTGCTGCTGGTCGTCTTCGCCGTCGTTGCACTGGTTCACGTCGGCGCCGGCGACGCCCCGGCCGGATTGTCCTTCGACCTGAGTTGGTTCAACCCGTTCAGCGGACTCGCCATCGGTGCGTTTGTCATCGGACTCACCGGATCGATCTTCGCGTTCTGGGGCTGGGATACCTGTCTCACGCTGGGCGAGGAGTCGAAGAACCCCAAGAAGACCCCCGGCCGCGCCGGTTTGCTCTGTGTCGCAACCATTCTCCTGACCTACCTGCTGGTCGCCGTTGCCGCGATGATGTACGCCGGCGTCGGCGAGGAAGGCCTCGGCCTCGGCAATCCCGACAACTCCGAGAACGTCTTCGGCGCTCTGGCCGACCCGGTCCTGGGCAACTGGGGCGGAATGCTTCTGTTCCTCGCGGTCTTCGTCTCTTCAGTCGCCAGCCTGCAGACCACGTTCCTGCCCGCGGCACGAACCATGCTCGCCATGGGTGCATACGGAGCTTTCCCCAAGAAGCTCGCCGAGGTCTCGCCTCGGTTCCTGGTGCCGTCGTACGCGACCGTCGTGGCCGGCGCGGTAACCGCAGTGTTCTACAGCGTCGTCACGTTCCTGTCCGAAAGTGCTCTGCTCGACACGATCGCCGCACTCGGCATCATGATCTGCTGGTATTACGGCATCACCGCATTCGCGTGCGTGTGGTACTTCCGCAAGACGCTTTTCGAGAGCGTACGAAACTTCGTCTTCCGGCTCGCGTTCCCACTCATCGGTGGCCTCATGCTGCTTGCGGTGTTCGTCATTTCGGTCCAGGAGAGTATGAATCCGGACAATGCCAGCGGAGCATCCATCGGCGGAATCGGCCTGGTCTTCTTCCTCGGCTTCGGAATCCTCATCCTCGGCGCGGTCCTGATGATGGTCATGCGAGTGCGCAATCCCGAGTTCTTCGAGGGCAAGACCCTCAACCGCGACACGGAGGCTCTGCGCGACGAGAACGACCTCAGCGTGTCCTAGGAGACAGTAGATTCGGGGGCCTGCGCGATCAGGCCCGCCATCAACACGCGCAAGCCGAATTCGAAGGCGGCGTCGGCACGTTCGGGATTTTTCCCGGACGTTGCCAACGCCGCCTTCATCGCGTCGTTGGCTTCGGGTCCCGACGCCCACTGGACGTCCGGCGCCGCCAGGTCCAAGGCCGAACCGAGAACAAAACTGTCGACGGTCGTGATCGCGTGCAGTGTTTCGGTCGGGTCGAAGCCACCATCGTCAAATGCCTGCGCCAATGCGTTGTACAGAGTGAACGCCACACCGGCCTGCACCGTCTGGGCCGTGAAGAGCGGAATCAGACGAGGATGCGCGGCGTAGCTTCGCCGGTACTCGGCTGCCAGCGCCGCGACGGTCTCACTCCAGGTCCCCGAGGCCGACTCGACGTCGATTCCTGCCATCAGCTTAGCCCTCATCAGTTCGACGATCTCGGCTCGTCCGGAAACGTGGTTGTAGAGCGAGGACGGTCGAACCTTCAGTCTTGCGGCGAGTCCCGGCATGGTGAAGTCGCCGGATTCGTCCACCGACTCGATCGCTGCCTCGGTGATGATCGCCGGTGAGAGCAGTCGTTGCGATGGCCGCGGCATATGTCCTCCTGTAGTGATCCACACCGTTCGGGGCGCTGCAAAAAACAATTCCTCGAAAGTCCTTGATCAATCAGCGCTCACCCACCATACTTAACGAATCACATTCGTTTTACGTTGAACGTCGAATACCCGAGCACCGAGGAAACCCCATGCTGACGATCACCGCCCTCACCCCACCCGAGTCACCGGCCGCGACTTCGCCGTCCACGTCCACCCCTCTGCGTGTGGGTCTCGTCCAACATCGCTGGCACGAGGACCAAGACGACCTCCACGCTGAATTGAGCGAAGGCATTGCGTCCGCAGCGAAGCTGGGCGCTTCCGTGGTCTTTCTTCCGGAGCTGACGCTCAGCCGCTACCCCGCCTCCACCCCGGCCGGCGACAATCCCGGACGCGCGGCGGAAGACCTGCTCACCGGACCCACTTTCGCCTTCGCCACCAAGGCCGCCGCGGAGAACCAGGTTCTCGTTCACGCGTCGTTGTACGAGCGCAGCGACGCCGAGGACGGCCTGGGCTTCAACACCGCGATCCTGGTCTCGCCCGGGGGTGAACTTCTCGGTCGTACCCGCAAGCTCCACATTCCGGTGACGGCCGGGTACTACGAGGACACGTACTTTCGCGGCGGTCCGTCCGAGGACGCATACCCCGTTCACGAGGCACTCGGCGCCAAGTTCGGACTCCCGACATGCTGGGACGAGTGGTTCCCCGAGGTCGCACGTGCATACTCCCTCGCCGGTGCCCAGGTCCTGGTGTACCCGACGGCGATCGGCTCGGAACCCGATCACCCGAACTTCGACACCCAACCGCTGTGGCAGCAAGTGATCGTCGGAAACGGTGTCGCCAACGGCACTTTCATGGTTGTCCCCAATCGCCACGGCAGTGAAGGTCTCATCACCTTCTACGGTTCGTCGTTCATCTCGGACCCGTACGGACGCATCCTCGTTCAGGCTCCGCGCGACGAATCAGCCGTCCTGGTCGCAGATCTCGACCTGCAGCACCGTGAAGACTGGCTTGCGCTGTTCCCGTTCCTGGCCACTCGCCGACCCGACACCTACTCGGCCCTGACCGCACCGGTGAACACTGCAGGAGCCAACCGATGACCTGGCGCATGCCCGCGGAAAGTGAGCCGCACGAACGTACCTGGATGGCGTACCCGAGCGCCGGATACTCTCTCGGGGACACTGCGGAAGAGCAGCACGAAGCGCGCTCGACGTGGGCGGCCGTCGCCCACGCCGTCGCCGAATTCGAGCCGGTCACCGTCGTCGTCGATCCCGCCGAAGTCGAAGAAGCACGAAAGTACCTGTCCGAGAAGGTCGACATCGTCGAGGCACCTCTCAACGACGCGTGGATGCGCGACATCGGGCCGACGTTCGTCCTGTCCGACGAAGGCCGTCTCGGCGGAGTCGACTGGGTGTTCAACGGCTGGGGTGCACAGGATTGGGCGCAGTGGGACAAGGACTCGAAGATCGGCGCATTTGTCGTCGAACAATCCGGTGCCCAGTTGATCGACTCACCAATCGTCAACGAGGGCGGCGGTATTGCGGTCGACGGTCTCGGCACCGTCTTGGTCACCGACACCGTCCAACTCGATCCGGGACGAAACCCCGACCTGACGAAGGCCGACATCGAGGCCGAACTCGCCCGCACCATCGGCGCCAAGCACGTGATCTGGCTTCCCCGCGGATTGACTCGCGATCAGGAGACGTACGGAACGCGCGGACACGTCGACATCGTCGCTGCCATCTCTTCCCCCGGAGTTGTACTCGTCCATGACCAACGCAATCCGGTGCACCCCGACTACGCCGTCAGCAAGACGATCATCGAGTTGTTCGAAAGCTCGACGGACGTCGGCGGTCGGCCGTGGAAGGTCATTCGGGTACCTGCGCCCGAGATCCTGCGCGACGACGAGGGATTCGTCGACTACAGCTACATCAACCATCTCGTGGTCAATCGCGGAGTGATCGCCTGCAGCTTCGACGATCCGGCCGACGCCGAAGCGGCCCGGATCCTTGCGGCCGCCTACCCCGGGCGCACCGTCGTCACCGTCGACGCCAGACCGCTGTTCGAACGTGGCGGCGGCATCCACTGCATCACCCAGCACCAGCCCGCTGAACAAGACTGACGGCGGCAGAATTAGCGGCGACCTCGCATGTAGTCACTCACGACCGCGGCGCCGAGGCCGTCCAGGTCCGGCGCGATGACGCGTCCACCCACCCGGTGCGCCATCCGGTCGACCACCCTGGCCAGACCTGGATCCTCACCGAGGCGGAAGAACGTGACCTTGGCGCCCAGCCTGGCCACCGCGTCGAGTGCTCGAACCGTCAAACCGAGGGTTCGCGCACTCGGCGGGTAGTCGAACCTGGCTTCTCCGTCCGCTTCGAGATGAGCCGTCGGCTCACCGTCGGTGACGATCAGTACCACCGGCTGTGCGTTGGAGTGGCGTCGAAGATGCCTGGCCGCCAACAACAGTGCGTGGTGCAGGTTGGTTCCCTGGTCCCACGCGCCGTCCAAACCAGCGAGCTCCGACGGGCTCAGCACGTGCGCGTGGCGTCCGAAGGCGATCAACTGGAGTTCGTCGCTGCGAAATCGCGTACTCACCAGATGATTGAGTGCCAGAGCGGTGCGCTTCATCGGCACCCAGCGATCTTCCATCACCATCGAGAACGACGTGTCCACCAGGAGAGCAACCGCAGCCTGACTGCGCTGTTCGGTTTCGGCCACCTCGACATCGACGACGCTCAGCCGCACCGGCATTCGGCCCGGGTCACGCAGGACGGCGTTGGTGATGGTTCTCGTGACGTCCCACGGTTCCGTGTCCCCGAATTCCCATTCGCGGGACGCTCCGGTCGGTTCACCCATCGCACCGGCCCGACGCGTATCGCGTTGACCGGTTCGTGACGACAGTTGCCCGGCGACATCGCGCAGAGCAGTCTGTCCGAGCTGTCGCATGGCTTTGGGCGACAAGCGCCATTGACCATCCGGTGCACGATCGAAGAAACCCTGTTCCTGCAAAGCCTTTTCGAGATCGGCCAGGGTGCGAGCATCAGCGGCGGCTTCGTCGCCGAGTTGCCGCGCGAGTAGCTCGGGGTCGATGTCGTCGAGCGCCGCGCCCGCGTATTGCTGCGACAGTTGATCCGCCAAGGATTCCAGCTCGGCGATGTCCTGCAGGGCACCGGTCCCCTCACCCAACCCCATTCCGTTGTCGCCGCGGAACTGTTGCGAACCTTCCCAGTCCTCACCCGGCCGAGCCGCCTGAAGGAACTGGTCGAGTTGACTCAGCTCACTCATCAGGCTCGGATCACCGAACGCCTGCTGCGCCAACGCATCCAACTCGTCACGCTGCTCCTGCGAGAGCGAGTTCCGCAATCGTTGTGCAGCCGCCGCGCGCTGCGCCAAAGAATCCAGAAGTTCCTCGACGTTGCGCGGGTTGTCCGGGAAATACTGCCCGTGCTTGTCCATGAACTCCGCGAACTGCTCCGCAGTGTCGACGCCGCGAGAGTGCGCGTCGAGCAGTTGATTCAGATCAGCCAGCATCTGGCGTATCTGCTCACGATCCTCGTCGGTGGCGCCCTCGAGTGCCTGCTTCATTCCCGAGAAGCGTTGATCGAGAACCTCACGTCCGAGCAGATCACGAATCTTCTCGTAATCCGCGCGAGCCTGTTCGCTGCGCCAGTTGTAGTCGGCCAGATCTTGCACGGCCTGAGCTGTCGACGGCGGTAACTCCTCGATCCGCATTTCGTTGAATCGTGCGTCGTCGTCGAGAGCACGTGCCAGTTCTTTGCGCTCTTCGAGCACCGCCTTGTCGAGAAGCTTACGAACCTCGTCGAGCGTTCCGTCGAGATTGTTGCGGCGTAGCAACTCACGTCGGCGCCGGTTCGCCTGGGCAGCAAGGTCGTCGAGCCCGCGCATGTCCCGGTTGCCTCGGCGCAGGAGCTCTCGGAGGGCATGGCGCGGCGACGTGCCCGACAACACGTCGTCGCCGATTGCTGCCAGGGCCTCGCGCAGATCCACGGGAGGCGCGAGCGGATCGGGACCACCGTCGTAAGGCCCGTACCGCGGATTGTGGATCATCACTGCCCCTTACGAATATACCGAGCGGCCGCCCGGGCCTTGATCTTTGGAGATCCGGCGCGCGAGGTAAAGCCCTTCGAGGGCAAGTTCGGCACCGGCGGCACGCTCGCCGTCGGATTGCGCACCGAGACGTTCGGCTACTTCGTCCAGGACCTCGAGGTCCGGAAGCTCGTCGAGAAATGCCTTGGCCGTGACAGATTCACCGGTGACGATCGTGTTGCCCATCTCCACCGCAGCAACCAGCATCCCCAGGTCGATCCCGCCGAGACGTACCCGAACCGTATCGGCGGTCGCGCGACGCAGCAGGTGCTCGAGCACCTCCAGTTCCCGTCCCTCTTCACCGGATTCGAACTCGACCTTGCCGCGAAGAACCTCGACCACGGACTCGAGATCGACGGGCCGTGCAACAGGATCGGCTTCGCCGAGCACCGCTGCCCGTCGTACCGCGGCGGCACTGACGGTTTCCGCGCCGGCGACGGCAAAGCGTGCCGACACACCCGATCGCTGGTCCACCGAGGTGGATTCGCGGAGCAGGCGAGTGAATCTGGCAAGAATTTCGAGAAGGTAGTCGGGCACCTCCGCGGCCACGTGCGCCTCCTGCTCGATCACCGCGATCTCGCCCGCCAGCTCGACGGGGTAGTGAGTGCGG encodes:
- a CDS encoding agmatine deiminase family protein, whose protein sequence is MTWRMPAESEPHERTWMAYPSAGYSLGDTAEEQHEARSTWAAVAHAVAEFEPVTVVVDPAEVEEARKYLSEKVDIVEAPLNDAWMRDIGPTFVLSDEGRLGGVDWVFNGWGAQDWAQWDKDSKIGAFVVEQSGAQLIDSPIVNEGGGIAVDGLGTVLVTDTVQLDPGRNPDLTKADIEAELARTIGAKHVIWLPRGLTRDQETYGTRGHVDIVAAISSPGVVLVHDQRNPVHPDYAVSKTIIELFESSTDVGGRPWKVIRVPAPEILRDDEGFVDYSYINHLVVNRGVIACSFDDPADAEAARILAAAYPGRTVVTVDARPLFERGGGIHCITQHQPAEQD
- a CDS encoding nitrilase-related carbon-nitrogen hydrolase, yielding MLTITALTPPESPAATSPSTSTPLRVGLVQHRWHEDQDDLHAELSEGIASAAKLGASVVFLPELTLSRYPASTPAGDNPGRAAEDLLTGPTFAFATKAAAENQVLVHASLYERSDAEDGLGFNTAILVSPGGELLGRTRKLHIPVTAGYYEDTYFRGGPSEDAYPVHEALGAKFGLPTCWDEWFPEVARAYSLAGAQVLVYPTAIGSEPDHPNFDTQPLWQQVIVGNGVANGTFMVVPNRHGSEGLITFYGSSFISDPYGRILVQAPRDESAVLVADLDLQHREDWLALFPFLATRRPDTYSALTAPVNTAGANR
- a CDS encoding TetR/AcrR family transcriptional regulator C-terminal domain-containing protein — translated: MPRPSQRLLSPAIITEAAIESVDESGDFTMPGLAARLKVRPSSLYNHVSGRAEIVELMRAKLMAGIDVESASGTWSETVAALAAEYRRSYAAHPRLIPLFTAQTVQAGVAFTLYNALAQAFDDGGFDPTETLHAITTVDSFVLGSALDLAAPDVQWASGPEANDAMKAALATSGKNPERADAAFEFGLRVLMAGLIAQAPESTVS
- a CDS encoding APC family permease produces the protein MTSTELSSKGLATGKIGMISGAVLGISSVAPGYTLTASIGLIVAAVGLKMPAIFIAGFIPMFLTAYAYRELNSDTPDCGASFTWSTKAFGPYVGWMCGWGMVIATIIVLSNLAAIAVDFFYLFIARVVDNPSIADLPGNKFVNVGTTLVFIALATWIASRGITTSERVQFALVGFQMVLLVVFAVVALVHVGAGDAPAGLSFDLSWFNPFSGLAIGAFVIGLTGSIFAFWGWDTCLTLGEESKNPKKTPGRAGLLCVATILLTYLLVAVAAMMYAGVGEEGLGLGNPDNSENVFGALADPVLGNWGGMLLFLAVFVSSVASLQTTFLPAARTMLAMGAYGAFPKKLAEVSPRFLVPSYATVVAGAVTAVFYSVVTFLSESALLDTIAALGIMICWYYGITAFACVWYFRKTLFESVRNFVFRLAFPLIGGLMLLAVFVISVQESMNPDNASGASIGGIGLVFFLGFGILILGAVLMMVMRVRNPEFFEGKTLNRDTEALRDENDLSVS
- a CDS encoding VWA domain-containing protein, whose product is MIHNPRYGPYDGGPDPLAPPVDLREALAAIGDDVLSGTSPRHALRELLRRGNRDMRGLDDLAAQANRRRRELLRRNNLDGTLDEVRKLLDKAVLEERKELARALDDDARFNEMRIEELPPSTAQAVQDLADYNWRSEQARADYEKIRDLLGREVLDQRFSGMKQALEGATDEDREQIRQMLADLNQLLDAHSRGVDTAEQFAEFMDKHGQYFPDNPRNVEELLDSLAQRAAAAQRLRNSLSQEQRDELDALAQQAFGDPSLMSELSQLDQFLQAARPGEDWEGSQQFRGDNGMGLGEGTGALQDIAELESLADQLSQQYAGAALDDIDPELLARQLGDEAAADARTLADLEKALQEQGFFDRAPDGQWRLSPKAMRQLGQTALRDVAGQLSSRTGQRDTRRAGAMGEPTGASREWEFGDTEPWDVTRTITNAVLRDPGRMPVRLSVVDVEVAETEQRSQAAVALLVDTSFSMVMEDRWVPMKRTALALNHLVSTRFRSDELQLIAFGRHAHVLSPSELAGLDGAWDQGTNLHHALLLAARHLRRHSNAQPVVLIVTDGEPTAHLEADGEARFDYPPSARTLGLTVRALDAVARLGAKVTFFRLGEDPGLARVVDRMAHRVGGRVIAPDLDGLGAAVVSDYMRGRR
- a CDS encoding universal stress protein, giving the protein MRLIVGYLATPSGKDGLVLGAQLARSLGAQLDICMVLPPDRTLPAKVPSEAGYDDILAARAHDWLAEAKASVPEDIQVEVHLSFHESFAQGLLDEVDRLNALAIVVGASGDGLLGRHAIGSVSTELLHSAHVPVALAPRGTRNSAATAIREVTCALGTRVGADIVLNTAVRASELMQVPLRLVSLVALDPQNDLRDHRDTAESARERARNHAQDTLDVARAALPAEFPIEVIIADGSTVESAVRQLDWQDGDLVMVGSSRLAQPRKLFLGSTAAKMLRVLPVPMVVVPKHEFTQPEALS